TTCTGCTGATGCTCGATGCCACGATCGACGGTGATCAGCGCGTCGAAGCCCTCGCCGGCGGCCAATGACAGCAAGAGGCCGTTCCCAGTGCCGGACCAGCCCATCTCCTGAACCGTGCACAGCGTGAACGATGCGGGGAAGGCCGCGGCGAGCCGCTTCGGCACCGATTCGTCAAGCAGCAGCTTCATCGCCGCCGCTCACCAGCATCGTCGTCGCGCGTTCGAGCAGCGCGACCGCCTGGCGCCGCGACACCGTCGGGTAGTCCGCCAGGAAATCGTCCAGCCGGTCGCCGGCTTCG
The window above is part of the Deltaproteobacteria bacterium genome. Proteins encoded here:
- a CDS encoding DUF433 domain-containing protein, which encodes MTDKLIDRNPNILGGTPVFAGTRVPVRILMEHLEAGDRLDDFLADYPTVSRRQAVALLERATTMLVSGGDEAAA